The proteins below are encoded in one region of Patescibacteria group bacterium:
- a CDS encoding DUF84 family protein, with product MKIVLGSRSKRKIDVAEKIFKQIFNNEEVKIVAHNAASGVPETPYNKETFGGKWEMKWGQPLFMI from the coding sequence ATGAAAATTGTTTTAGGATCAAGAAGCAAAAGAAAAATTGATGTCGCCGAGAAAATTTTTAAGCAAATTTTCAATAATGAGGAAGTGAAGATTGTAGCCCACAACGCGGCTTCCGGAGTTCCTGAAACACCCTATAATAAAGAGACATTTGGGGGGAAATGGGAAATGAAATGGGGTCAGCCACTATTTATGATATAA